The genomic region tgggggagaggagcactataggggcatctgctggggcactaagaagggacatttttttactggcatattatgggggacactatggggaagggggagaggagcactatgagggcatttactggggcactatattggggtattttatactggcatacattatggggacattagctcaactgcgggcactaagcgggggtatttcatgtactgtcatattatagggagaattattactactaggggtattatggggagctttactactactggggggctatgaggaacatgattactagggcactataggggcattattactactaagcgtgctctggcagagaattatttctattggtgggatttgggggagcactgttactttggggggcaccctggcatagtatcagcttagcacaattattttggggggacattatctttatactattagtgtctgggcgcagttattttttagagcactgtgtgccaataattgttgaagggggcactatctgtgtggtggtagtatttccagggggactttctctacagtatagtattgggggtggcagaagatgtgaagatgatggaaatgtgggaaactaatgtctgtcaatctctgcagagacgggagatggctgaaaaatcatcatggcggtctggtctgaatggagaagatgaggaaagagaacgtctacaacaaaggtgacatcaccaaaatgatacgcaactgaggcccctttcacacgggcgagtattccgcgcggatgcggtgcgtgagttgaacgcattgcacccgcactgaatcccaacccattcatttctatggggctgttcacataagcggtgattttcacgcatcacttgtgcgttgcgtgaaatcgcagcatgctctatattctgcgtttttcacgtaacacaggccccatagaaatgaatggggttgcgtgaaaatcgcaagcatccgcaagcaaatgtgaatgcggtgcgattttcacgcacggttgctaagagacgaGCGGGATGGagagagacccgatcattattattttcccttataacatggttataagggaaaataatagcattctgaatacagaatgcatagtaaaatagcactggaggggttaaaaaaatatatataatttaactcaccttaatccacttgatcgcgcagccggcatctccttctgtcttcatcttagctgtgtgcagtaataggacctgtggtgacgtcactccggtcatcacatggtccatcacatgatccatcaccatggtaaaagatcatgtgatgagcggagtgacgtcaccacaggtcctgttgctacacaaagctaagatgaagacagaaggagaagtcgggctgcgcgatcaagtggattaaggtgagttaaatttttttaattttttttaacccctccagtgctatttcactatgcattctgtattcagaatgctattattttcccttataaccatgtatttatatgttttttcatctgcacaatgtatcattttgtgtaagatgtccttgtggtgcatgcggtccgccccggcatcctccattgtacgcattttttgctggggatttccgttatctgcggaccgcatgcggaggaactgctcccccggttatagacacgctacagtgtctggagcatttccacccgttgaggccacttttttcagtgagtttttagaTACAGCCTAACCAACAGGAACACAACCTTCGGGGTTCCCACTACACCCACCCACCCATAGGCTTGGTCTTCTGGACCAGAGGTGAGTAACCTTGGTCAGGCATGTATGTATGAGTGTGGTTGGAAACCCAAGCAAACATGGAGAGAACATGCAGATTTCACGAGGAACGTAAAAAGGTTGTCCAGTTATCACAATTCATTTTGTAGAACGGTTCCTCAACTAGAAGCTAATTGCAAGGTGCCCTGCTGCAGGTCCCCAGCGATCAGCTCCAAGTGTTCAATACCTCTTCAGCGCCCCCACTGGTGAAGTGAAGCATTACACAGCTTCCAGTAAAAGCAATGAGAAGTTCACGTAATTCACAGACATCCCAGGTCCTCCAAAACAAGAGACGCTCTTTGCACTCCCTCTCCACTCAGTATCCTGATCAAGGGACGTCCCTCTATTAACGAGGGCGTCGCCATTGCTCTTGTGGCGCCCAAGCTCCACTCCTATCTGTGGtcagcccctccctggctgctttgccactgccagGCCTGGTCAATCGAAGCAGCcaaggaggggctggccacagaaaggagcaggGCTTGGGTGCACCAAGAGCAacggtgatgccctcattgcaccaaaggcctaatttgcatatttagaaaaagtatcataacctgggaacggagcctcggatcaacaaaagaaaaactgcattTTAATCAGAGGGTTAGGGAGGTCGttggtgacagattacctttagggtacatgcacacattCAGGATTCATGttcggagaatccgcactgaaatccgcaggtgttcgcaggcaaatccgtATCAATTGGTGAGAATTTGTATGTGGATTTggtgcaggtcaaaatccgcattgtgtgcattgagaatttcaaagtCTCATAGaaaacaatgtacatgacctacggtgcggattttccgcacgcaatcctgatcgtgtgcatccACCATGATGAAATATTTCTCACAGCTCCCTGTTTAGGCAAGAACCATACTTATataacagggatgcccaacctgccccccctcccccagctgttgcaaaactacaactcccaacatgcctggacagcctacagctattagggcatgctgggagttgtagttttgcaacagctgggaggCCCCAGGTTGAGCATCGCTGTTATATAAGGTGCCCACCATTCCACCTCTCGTTTTTCAGACACCCTTTGGACAATTAAACCAGTGAACCGATTTTCGTCATTTTTCCTTGGCGCCCGTTTTCGTACATCTCCTATACAAAAACACTGGTTCTGGCTTCAGAAACTTCCAGTGATTGATGCAGTCAGCTCTGGGGAAAGTTGTGACCATACATTCACATAGTACACACCCACATACGACAGAGGGGTGGACCCCCTATTCATATGCCTTATAGGGCATCACGTAAAAAAGGAAAGGTTTGGAGAGAGTTAAAACTTTTTACTGTCGCTGCATTTTCTACATTAGAGGTCCCCGAGAGGCCACGCCGCAGCTCTAATGCGGATGTAATGCAGTAACCAAGAGGTTATGTCCAATTCCTGGAACAGCCAGATACAAAAAACATCTAAATGGACCACTAGGAACCGTACTTACGGACACTCGGCTTCCCGTCTGGGATCTGATCTTGTTAATGATCTCCATATGTAACGCTGGGGTTGACAGCGATCATTCTAGAAGCTGGGAGAAATAGAAATTCAATGGTTCCTCAAGATCCATCACATGGAAAGAAGAGGGACTCAAGGAAGACACTAGAAGAAGAATAAAATGAGACGTGTCCTCATCTTGAGGTTAAGAGAGAACAAGTTAGAAACCGCTGGGTGGTCGTTGTCAGCTATGAAGGTCATGGTTGGCCCATCCGGTGAATCCAGGTTGGTCAAGCAAAGCTGGTTTAGCAAGGGTTACATAAGCCAGAAAGAGGATCAAACGTCAAGAACCTTGCAGAAGATCCATGTGAAGATGATCTGAGGTGGAGAGGGTGGGGCTGCAGGTAAAGGGAGACCCAGGTGAAAGGCAGAAATCAGCATGGAGGTTCCTGCCCGAGTCAGGTTGCCAAGTGACAGTTTTATTGTGGATCCCCTGTGTCTGACGATGTGCAACGGCTCCACCAGCGTCATTTCATACAGAAAGCAAAGGGTGCAAAGACCCAGTATACTGACTCATACATTTGCTCCCATCATCAGGCAGCTCAGTGGTGAAGACCGCCGTCATCCACTGCTTTCAATAAAGGGTAAAATCTGCAAGGAAGCTACACGATCATGTTGATTCCATACATAGACCCCAGTGAGCGGCCACAGACGAGCAATATGTCCAGCCAAGCTGCAACTACACGATGCCATCACATTCCAGCTGGTCAATCAGCTGATTCCTGCAGGTCCAGCTCCGTTGACCACCCAGAATGACGTTTCCCCTTTAGAGGCCATAGGTAGCATTACATGGCGGTCATCCAAACAATGGTCAGCCTTATCCATCGAAGCAAGGAATGCTTTGCCTGGtctgcttaaagggcatctgtcagcagttttgtacctatgacactggctcacctgttacatgtgcacttggcagctgaagacatctgtgttggtcccatgttcatatgtggccacATTGCTGAGCTAAgtcatgttttaatatatgcaaatgagcctctaggagcaacgggggcgttaccgttacacctagaggctctgctctctctgcaactgctgcactttgacaggtccaggcagtgtTAATGTGATCACATCTGGGgcgcagcagttacagagagagcagagcctctaggtgtaatgctaTAGCCCCACTCTCTGTTTAGCTGCAGTTTCCTGTGGTGTCCGCGCCAAGAATGGACATTTTTAGTGCGGTCTGAAAAACaacatgtattaaaaaaaaacaaaaaaaaaaaacaccccgtCCATGGActgccattgaaaacaatgggaagaGGTTTCAGCGTGGAGTCTCTGCCATGTAAACATACCCCTATGTACGTATTCCCATAAGTATTTATACTCCCAGACCTCCTCCTCCTTAGGTGCCGTGAATATAGAGGCTCCTGCCTTatacatcccaaaaaataaaataaaataggggTTCACAATGCACCCCTGGGAGCAGCAGAATACATTGACACATGATGAACTATCCTGTCAAATATTAGTCGTGACTAGGATGGAAAATCGCATTGTGCAGCTCCTGTTCGTCACTTGCTCACAGTAAGACGCGGGCAGGACCTGTAAACGTTTCTCCCCCGGGACGCTATAACCCTGGCTCTATTTACAGCAATCAGCGTGCAAATAGGCGCAGTGATCGCTCCCCGTAACAAAGGGACGCACTGGGAGCCTCGTTAATGACGTCTTATGTGGCACCGGTGGCTGCACAGCATAATGCAGGTCTACCGTTAACCCTTTGTGCAGTTCCGCATGATGCAACGGATGAAGCACGAATTTCCTTCAGATTTGCATCTTCCTAGCACATCATACATGGTACCTGTCGATCATTCACAGCAGAGATGTAATAAGCAAGCACGGGGGCCCCCAAAACATGGAACGGGGGTCACGCACCATCAGCGGGGGCTTGCTCCATGTGTCCTACTTTTTCCGGAATCCGTAGCCATCCTTGACTGCGCGTCATCCCATTGTAGAGGTGGACCCCCTTATATACAGGAGGACATGTATACAGAAAAGCTTGGTTTGTCGCAGTTTTTGGAGGTGCCAGATTGTGGGCACAATGGCTGGAACCATACGGGCGATATTTTGTCTGAATGAGGCAAAAATAGGTATAGCAAAACTCAAGATGGGCCCCACCAcgatctatgtatgtatgtattcctATTTTAAACCAAAATTtggattattttttataaaacaggTGTATTAGTAAACTGTGGTTTTCTCAGCTGCATGTaatccaccactagggggtgctAACTGCCATATGTCATAATCTGTacgcactgagctccccctggtggctgcTGCAGGTGAGCACTTTGGCATGTCAGTGCCAATCACCTCCATAGGAGTTGCATGCCCTGCCTTTACGGTAGGTACACCACTGGTCATCAACCCCCCAGGAGTTGATATCGGAGACTCAGGTCTGCTAACCCACATGTATAGCTCATTACAGACCACAGTATCACAGGGGCCCACTCCAGACGTCCGTGCGTTAAATATGGATCCACATATAAAGTGGAATCCCCCCACAGTActatgaccctgtaaaaaataaaaaagaacctTCGATCCTAGCAGTAGAGTGGGTCATACTGCTAGGTATTTGGACCTCAGGAAATAGGATGTCCACAGTCATTCCCGAGCTTTCCCTTTAAGAGTGGAAGCAGCTGCAGAAAATTCCCCATATTGATCTGGACCTCCAGTTACGGCTATAAAAACTTAACATGGAGACGTTCGTCAGGACACAACAGGTTTCCATAGATCAGACATTGCGTGTAATTCCATGAAACACCTGAGGGGGAGCTAAAGCGATAGACAAGAGGAGCAGGAGCTATGCATTTCTAAGAAGcccgggtgactctgtgacaaaaCGACAGTCCTGTTCCTGCTATATATGGCTGATGTGCTCAGCGCACAGAATATTGGGAGGAAAATAAATAaggaacacatatatatatatatatatatatatatatatatatacacacacacacacccgcaATATATAAGAATCCTTTATTAACAAATGCATTGGTTGTTACATTTCCCTTCATGGTATTTCAGTGGTCTGAACACAGAGAGGGGGAAATAACAGCGATATCCTAATGCTGCCTATTAATTCACTAGGGACCCACGTCATCTGTGGGGCACAATTATTTTCAATCGATGGGAACGTCATTAGAGGGAATGTTGCCAGGAAATTCACCGTTACAACCGGCACattgtcttgtagggctagctcagccgaATGTAATGATACTATTCACTGAACGATCATCCGGAAAAGGTGCTTTTAAATTTTTAATCCACAGTGAAAGGAGacgttaagtgcactgagggcgggcccaagacactctgtgcaccctggctcgtcctgcttcctctgccagcccctccctctctttGCGACGCGAGATGATTATGCAAGAACCTGGTCCAAGTCAATCAAGACGGAAAGGGAGAGGCTGCAAGAGGAGCCAAAGTGCACAGAGCGGTTTGGGTcggccctcagtgcacttaactgctcaattGCATATAGATTAAAAGTCCTTTCTTCCAGAATGAAACGGATCGAAAAGGTGGCATTAGAGTCCGCTGAGCTTGTCCCGTCTTCCATGCATTTTAATACCTAATCAATAACGTATATATTGATATGTATTATACAATAACCAATGTGCTATCCCTGTCCAATAACTGCACGGGGGCTTCTATCAGGGTCCATAAGCATCATAAACAGTCATCTGAGGGGAAATGCAGATCTTTGTCTCCGCAAAGAAAAATCTTAAATCTGCACCGTTCATAACACAGTTCAGCCACCAGGTGGCGGTATTTATCAGCTGTAGGCAGGAAGAGTATTATAATGGGCAGGAATAGAACCCATGATGTGCAGTTCTGCTGTCATATCAGGGGGGCAGAAACGGTTGCagttgatatcagtcacataaaaAGGGTCCAGTAACCAGCGCAGGTCTTCACTGTGACTTCTTTTTCGGACTCCGACTTTTCCACATGATATACGTTATAAAGACACCTGAGAGAAGAGATACAGACATGTCATTGCTGTGTATATGGAGCCGCATATACGGAGGAATGTCCGTCGATCTGTTCGTAATGGAACACTGACTTTATGTAAACAGGACACAATGTAATGGAGCACAGCTGGGGGCTGCCCTGTGACCAGTCCCAATAGTTGGCCACGAGCCGGAGTAACGCCTGACCGTTGgctgcctccagctgttgtgcaaCTACAATTCCCAGGATGCCTACTCTCAGAACGGccccagaagtgaatggagcacgcTAGAGGTTGTAGTTGTACAACGGTGGAGTGCTGCTGACCCCTGATCTCATGTGTAGAGGGGTGTCCCAACGGCAGATGTCAGTGGAAGTATAAGGGTGGGGCAGTTGGACTTCAACATGTACAATCCTTCCCCCCCAGGCAgctgctttctcccctctccccattcagaGCACATGTATGGGGTGGTCAGAAGGCAGGGTTTCTGGCCAACAGCACTGCCTGCCTTAAACTAGGAGGCCCGGCGAGCCACAGCACCGAGGCCCGGCGAGCCACAGCACCGAGGCCCGGCGAGCCACAGCACCGAGGCCCGGCGAGCCACAGCACCGAGGCCCGGCGAGCCGCTCCTTCCTATACGAACCTGTTTGATTATTTAGCGGTAGGCAAGCAACGTGAAAATGATTTAAAGGGGGTCTCTCATTACTTTATCTATATGCAAATTAATGAGCCAAAGGCGCTGTCCCAAGGGCTAACAGTCCTTCCACTTCCATCTGAGCTTCGCTTGTCCCTTCTGCATCTTTCCTTCAgctctctaagggctcatgcacacaaacgtattttctttccactttcgggtttttttttgcagaccgtatgcggaaccattcacttcaatgggtccgcaaaaacaacagaaggtactccattgtgcattccgtttctgtatttccgttctgcaaaaaagtagtgcatgtcctatagttgtctgcaaatcacggtccgaggctctattcaagtcaagcggtccgcaaaaaatacagaacacaTCCATGTCatccgtaatttgcggatccatactgtagaaatgctatgcccagctcatattgctcatgtgtttggcgaTTAATAAGTTATTGTttatgatccgcaaaaaacggatcgcatacaggaacgttttgtggaataacggaacggaagaggacttaaaagggagagaaaaaaaaactcaaatacgAAACGGATCCTtaaaaaaatggaccgcaaaacaacaacggtcgtgtgcatgagccctaagtcagcaAGCCTCTAGAAGATatcctgcgcaggcgcactgctgGACCCGTTTTGCACCTGTGCGGTCAGTAACCCTCTATTGGCAGCGGTGTCATCGGGTTCACTGCATATGCACAACAGGCCTGTGTACTGACTGCACAGGCACGCAACAAGTCCAGCAGTGCGTCTGCGCAGGATTTCCTCTAGTAATGTCGACAGCCAAAAGGAGCGGCTAGAAGATGCAGAGGAGACGAACGAGGCCCAGTGTAGATGGGTGTCTATGGACTGTTATCTGTGGGCACCGCCCCTTTGGCTCTTTTCACCTGATTTGCATACAGTGAATGTCACCTGCAGGGCATCGGGAATTGTTTAATACGTGAAAAGGCGTTAACAGGCTCCCTTAGGCGCCAACAGTAAATGTATAGTCACCCTGGTAACCTGGGGTCCGGCTAGCCCTGGCATACGACGTGACTCacccatgaggaggaggagaataagcCCCGCCAACAGGGGCAGCAGCACAGCGTACTCGCGGGGAAGGAAGAAGGAATGAATCACATGGTCGCTGTCAATGAACGGCTGGAAAGAGAGAAGAGGAGGCGGCATTAACAAGTGAACGGCTCCCTGCACCGATGGGTGACATCACAGCGCAGGTGCCCATGCTTATGGGGGTGTCGTGACCCCAGGTGTCCAGGGAAAGAAGGATCGGCCATGTTGGGTTTCTGGAAGATAAGTGCTACTGGTTGGCATCAGCTTATTCTCTTGACCCCATTGAAAACACGCGCACACTTGGCCGAGCAGGTCTACGGGGTCGTCAGGCAACAAGTAGTTAAGTGTTTTGGGCAAATATATTGGTTTTTCCCATATTTTTGTCACCCACTGTTTATAAAGGGCACCCTACTCTGCCGGCATGTGGCACTCTGCTCGCACTTCCGCAGCATATCCTCTCTATAGACTCTGTGGTtcgattctacatttttcaagatCTCCGCTTCCTGTCGGTGAATGGGGAAATTCCTATTTTATATCCACAGGTTGAAAACCCGCCTCAGCTGAATGCACTCCTATGTGGACATACTGCAGCAAACGCGTATTACAGGGAATTCACGTATCACGTACAATATTAGTGAATGAGATTTAAccccttatttttttcccccagtttTCGCCACTCCATGTTTAAGcagccatccttttttttttttttcattgacagGGGAACCAGGTTTATGCAGGAGAAAAGTACATCTGAAATACATTGtaaattgtatacattttttttgctttgcaaATAAAGAAAAAGCGATTTTTGATACCATGCCAGTATTGCGGACTGCGATATATGGGCACCGGCcgtatcacttgaatgggtctgcaatacaGAAGATACGGAGCGGAGTCACGGAGCGGAAGCAGCACAGAGCGCTTCTGTGGCAATTCGGTCCGTAACTCCGCACCACCAAAAAATTTAAAgcgcagtttattttttttgcagtgcagataaATCGCGGACTCATTAAAGTTAAATATGTCTGCATCCGTCAGCACAGGCCACGCGGACAGGGACggcatacgtttgtgtgcatgggcccttaatAAACTCACTGTCCTGGGGCCCCTTTAGGTCCCTACGGCTGACTGCAGAGGGCTTTCCCAGACTCCGATAAGATCATTGGGACTCAATCAGAGCGGTAAATCTGGG from Bufo gargarizans isolate SCDJY-AF-19 chromosome 9, ASM1485885v1, whole genome shotgun sequence harbors:
- the DPM2 gene encoding dolichol phosphate-mannose biosynthesis regulatory protein isoform X2, whose translation is MATGSDRLAGAGLVAFSSALFLYYTVWVICLPFIDSDHVIHSFFLPREYAVLLPLLAGLILLLLMGVFITYIMWKSRSPKKKSQ
- the DPM2 gene encoding dolichol phosphate-mannose biosynthesis regulatory protein isoform X1 translates to MEYGTCSIIRLSVIVCVLLQATGSDRLAGAGLVAFSSALFLYYTVWVICLPFIDSDHVIHSFFLPREYAVLLPLLAGLILLLLMGVFITYIMWKSRSPKKKSQ